A genomic window from Pelagicoccus albus includes:
- the glf gene encoding UDP-galactopyranose mutase has product MGKRYLIVGSGLFGSVCARELTDAGHSCQVIEKRDHIGGNCYTRKIEEAGCHEHVYGPHIFHTNSTELWNYIRRFTEFNHFSYRPRVNFKGSYYSFPINLMTLNQLWGVVTPEAAKAKLAEVREDIPDPANLEEWCLSQVGRELYETFVRGYTAKQWHHDPKDLPASLIKRLPIRLRYDDNYFNDQYQGIPKEGYTKIFERMLEGIPVEFGVDFLEDRDSWLEKFDHVIYTGSPDSFFGYSEGPLEYRSLRFERELLDTPDFQGVAAVNYTEEQIPYTRIVEHKHFDLSFSKEKTLITKEYPSDWKLGDIEFYPVNTGENQAVFAKYKSLMKEMEGKVVFGGRLGEYRYYDMHQVIAAALKRLKVLLG; this is encoded by the coding sequence ATGGGTAAAAGGTATCTAATCGTGGGATCCGGACTATTCGGAAGTGTGTGCGCCAGGGAACTAACCGATGCTGGGCATAGTTGCCAAGTGATTGAAAAGAGGGACCACATTGGTGGAAACTGCTATACCCGAAAGATTGAAGAGGCCGGTTGCCATGAACACGTTTATGGTCCCCATATTTTCCATACGAACTCGACAGAGCTCTGGAACTACATCCGCCGCTTTACTGAATTCAATCATTTCTCCTACCGCCCGAGAGTGAATTTCAAAGGGAGCTACTATTCGTTTCCCATAAATTTGATGACTTTAAATCAGCTCTGGGGTGTCGTGACTCCTGAAGCTGCGAAGGCTAAGCTCGCCGAGGTGCGAGAAGATATCCCGGATCCAGCCAATCTGGAGGAGTGGTGTCTTTCTCAAGTAGGAAGGGAGCTATACGAAACGTTTGTTCGCGGATACACAGCGAAACAATGGCATCACGATCCGAAGGACTTGCCGGCTTCGTTGATCAAGCGTTTGCCCATAAGACTTCGGTACGACGATAACTACTTCAACGACCAATACCAAGGGATACCCAAGGAGGGCTACACCAAGATATTCGAACGTATGCTGGAGGGCATACCGGTTGAGTTTGGGGTTGATTTTCTTGAGGACAGGGACTCCTGGTTAGAGAAATTCGACCATGTCATCTACACGGGGTCGCCTGATTCATTTTTTGGTTACAGCGAAGGGCCGCTTGAGTACCGCTCCCTCCGTTTCGAACGTGAGCTTTTGGATACGCCTGATTTCCAAGGTGTGGCGGCAGTCAATTATACCGAGGAGCAGATCCCGTACACCCGTATCGTTGAGCACAAACACTTCGATTTGAGCTTTTCCAAAGAAAAGACTCTGATCACGAAAGAGTACCCAAGTGACTGGAAGTTGGGTGATATAGAGTTTTATCCCGTGAACACCGGAGAAAACCAAGCTGTTTTCGCGAAATACAAATCCCTGATGAAGGAAATGGAAGGAAAGGTTGTGTTTGGCGGAAGATTGGGAGAATATCGCTACTACGATATGCATCAAGTGATCGCAGCTGCATTGAAACGGCTGAAAGTGCTGCTGGGGTGA
- the galE gene encoding UDP-glucose 4-epimerase GalE, translated as MKVLVVGGAGYIGSHCVRQLQAAGHTPVVLDNLVKGHKDSIPSGVTFYETDLADSAQVIDILKKEEIDIVMHFAAFIEVGESMQDPLKHYDNNVAKTVSLLKSMREAGVNKFVFSSSCTVLGEEAAPPFTEAMPLRPISAYGQTKADVEVILDYCCKAYGMSAAIFRYFNASGAAVGGMIGEDHSPETHLIPIAIQVALGQREKMKVFGNDYPTPDGTCLRDYVHVDDLSRAHIAAFPKLEEEGTYLRYNLGTGTPASVLEIIKTVEEVSGCPVPYDLAPKRDGDVPSAYADSIKAKTELGWDPQYPTIKSIIETAWKWHQSHPNGYDDK; from the coding sequence ATGAAGGTACTCGTCGTAGGTGGAGCTGGCTACATTGGAAGCCATTGCGTTCGTCAACTTCAGGCCGCCGGGCATACGCCTGTCGTCCTCGATAATCTTGTTAAAGGGCACAAGGATTCCATCCCCTCGGGTGTGACCTTCTACGAAACTGATTTGGCAGATTCGGCCCAAGTCATCGATATCCTGAAAAAGGAGGAGATCGATATCGTGATGCACTTCGCAGCCTTCATCGAAGTCGGCGAATCCATGCAGGATCCACTCAAGCACTACGATAACAACGTTGCCAAAACAGTCTCTCTGCTGAAGTCGATGCGTGAGGCTGGCGTAAATAAATTCGTATTCTCCTCATCCTGCACAGTGCTAGGTGAGGAAGCCGCTCCGCCTTTCACCGAAGCGATGCCGCTCCGTCCGATTAGCGCTTACGGTCAAACGAAGGCGGACGTGGAAGTCATCCTCGACTACTGCTGCAAGGCCTACGGCATGAGCGCCGCCATCTTCCGATACTTTAATGCGTCCGGCGCAGCCGTGGGTGGGATGATTGGCGAAGACCACTCGCCGGAAACGCATCTAATCCCGATCGCTATCCAAGTAGCCCTCGGACAACGGGAGAAAATGAAAGTGTTCGGAAACGACTACCCCACGCCAGACGGCACCTGCCTACGCGACTACGTCCATGTCGACGATTTGTCACGCGCCCACATAGCCGCCTTCCCTAAGCTTGAAGAGGAAGGAACCTACCTTCGCTACAACCTCGGTACCGGCACACCAGCTAGCGTTTTGGAAATCATAAAAACGGTGGAGGAAGTTTCAGGCTGTCCGGTCCCATATGATCTCGCGCCAAAAAGAGACGGCGATGTTCCCTCCGCCTACGCCGACAGCATCAAAGCAAAAACCGAACTGGGCTGGGATCCGCAATACCCAACCATAAAGTCCATCATCGAGACCGCTTGGAAATGGCATCAGTCTCATCCAAATGGATACGACGATAAGTAG
- a CDS encoding inositol monophosphatase family protein: MIKSIEEKLNWLSFAEDAAKSAGIALSARGFSIVKELPHDIKSEADLNANHRIIGVLESSGIPILSEEDLSEEAMTLLKSGLVWVVDPLDGTINYTKGIPLCCVSIALWDRMEPVLGVVYDFERGQLYSGGPDLGAKCNGEPIRVSGETKPSRGVLATGFPSGRSYESEELRAFVDSMQKFRKVRLLGSAALSLAWVARGWLDAYNESGIYFWDVAAGLAIVKAAGGEIDIGLDEASFPRCEASAFASPDLLRSSK, translated from the coding sequence ATGATTAAGTCGATTGAGGAGAAGTTGAATTGGCTTTCATTCGCAGAAGACGCCGCGAAGAGTGCGGGTATAGCTCTCTCTGCTCGTGGGTTCTCGATTGTTAAAGAGCTGCCGCACGATATCAAATCGGAAGCTGATCTGAATGCTAACCACAGGATCATAGGAGTTTTAGAATCATCCGGTATTCCAATCTTGAGCGAGGAAGACCTCAGTGAAGAGGCAATGACTCTGCTGAAAAGTGGTTTGGTTTGGGTGGTCGATCCGTTGGACGGCACCATTAATTACACGAAAGGTATCCCGCTTTGTTGTGTTTCGATCGCCCTTTGGGATCGAATGGAGCCTGTACTAGGGGTAGTTTATGATTTCGAACGGGGCCAGCTTTACTCTGGAGGGCCTGACCTTGGAGCGAAGTGTAATGGAGAGCCGATCCGAGTAAGTGGTGAAACCAAGCCCAGCCGAGGAGTTCTAGCGACGGGATTTCCCAGCGGCAGAAGTTACGAGTCCGAAGAGCTTAGGGCGTTTGTCGACTCGATGCAGAAGTTCCGCAAAGTTAGGTTGCTTGGGTCTGCTGCACTCTCCTTGGCTTGGGTAGCGAGGGGCTGGCTGGACGCCTATAACGAGAGCGGAATCTACTTTTGGGACGTAGCAGCGGGACTTGCGATCGTCAAAGCGGCGGGTGGAGAGATCGACATCGGCTTGGATGAGGCCAGTTTTCCCAGATGCGAGGCGTCTGCGTTCGCGAGCCCAGACCTGCTTCGTTCTTCCAAGTAG